From the genome of Oncorhynchus gorbuscha isolate QuinsamMale2020 ecotype Even-year linkage group LG18, OgorEven_v1.0, whole genome shotgun sequence:
AGAGCTAGAAAATGCCATAGAATTACATTAGAAGCGCCCATCctagaaggctcaaggtcattggcgatagataaaatgacatcaaatcacgttatatctacagtagctttgattggactgatcatactttcaaaatcttagctagcagtcatcatcatgaatcaagtcgacaatctactggcaaatcctttttaatccttgtcatatgaagagaaattatagatcaaATGGATCGGTGCTCATAGggcattggacataaacattacacaacaagttggaaattgcaaattcaactaTGAATGGTTTgaaaggaatcagtggctaactgcaagcattgcaaagcaattaTTAGCCTGCTATTCATTGGCTGTGTGGTCCCACGTCTaaattaagggtctcttttcctagtttaaaatTAAACATTGTTTAAAATTAAACAcaattcaacattggccatgctgtcaatgaagcatgatttgtgctgcattcaaaacaactgttaacactgaactgcaaaatctgactttagtgagttcaagacaactgggaactcaggaaaAATGAGCTACGACTGGGAACATAAGTTTTGAACTTTCAgtcaactcggaattgtaaatccggaactcgggcctctttctagagctatgaCCTGACGATCACTGCCGTCTACATGATTCAACCTTTTTTTAAAAGAGTTTcctgttgtcttgaaagcaccataaatccagagaattccAGACTTCTATTTAtttagttttatttattttttatttcacctttatttaaccaggtaggctagttgagaacaagttctcatttgcaactgccacctggccaagataaatcatagcaatttgacacatacaacaacacagagttacacatggaataaacaaaacatacagtcaataatacagtagaaaaaaagaaaacaaaaagtctatatacagtgagtgcaaatgaggtaagataagggaggaatggcaataaataggccatggtggcgaagtaattacaatatagcaattaaacactggaatggtagatgtgcagaagatgaatgtgcaagtagagatactggggtgcaaaggagcaagataaataaaataaatacagtaaggggatgagatagatagatgggctgtttacagttgggctatgtacaggtgcagtgatctgtgttctgctctgacagctggtgcttaaaactagtaagggagatatgagtctccagattcagtgatttttgcagttcgttccagtcattggcagcagagagctgtaaggaaaggcgaccaaaggaggaattggctttgggggtgaccagtgagatatacctgctggagcttgtgctacgagtgggtgctgctatggtgaccagtgagctgagatgaggcggggctttacctagaagagacttgtagatgacctgtagccagtgagtttggtgacgagtatgaagcaagggccaaccAATGaaagtgtacaggtcgcagtggtgagtagtgtatggggctttggtgacaaaacggatggcactgtgatagaatgCATCCAATTtcttgagtagggtgttggaggctattttatagatgacatcgccgaagtcgaggatttacgagggtatgtttggcagccggagtgaaggatgctttgttgcgatataggaagtcgattctagatttaattttgaattggagatgcttaatgtaagtctggaaggagagtttacagtctagccagacacctaggtatttgtagttgtccacgtattctaagtcagagccgtccagagtagtgatgctggacagcgggcaggtgtgggcagtgatcgattgaatagcatgctattagttttacttgcatttaagagcagtcggaggccacgaaaggagtgttgtatggcattgaagcttgtctggaggttagttaacacagtggtgacaaagtttgatgacaaaatttgcccacaaaggactgctgcgccaccttcctgttcaagtgagcacagcacaacaaggtgagtccaaaaatgtctatCTTATATGCtactgcataaatgatgtaatatgccaggaagATATGTAGAATGCAGCttagaaagtaatactaagtgtatgttgtgtagtaagctgttaataGCCCATGTGGCTCACCCTATTAATTTGGTATATCttcacctcttaatttcgcctactgttctgatttggtggtgcacatgtaacctacactataacctgtttttgataaatgtaatcattgaatattgtaagagctttcattgtctgcttatatgccccctttatctacagttctgacttggtgtacagggagaacactgtaagaacggcccatgttctgaattctgtcgctgtacatttcaaaagtgctgaacaaaaagttatattgaaaacatccgtcctagctcgctcattgatgtcctaatcgaaattacggattgcctcttatccgcttgtcgtccacTTATGCCATAGTTGTACATCTCAAATGTcaccatatcagctatgtttttttaaaaggcagtaaatgaggctgaattaactgtttcgctgccagacagctttgtgtaggccctaacagtttgtgggcactgtttgtctccattatagtgcaattcatgtattgtttaatgttgtgttgtggatttgcacattcatttattttttgccctaccaagatttacatgccaaAATCGCCACTGGGGTGGTCCAATCTCTGATTGTAACATCATTCGTCTGTAGAAtgaagagtcagaccgaaatgcagcgtgtaggttattcatgactttaatgaagaatgCCGCGGTACATGAAGTAACTgataatacgaaaacaacaaatgagtgaaactaattacagcctatctggtgactactacacagagacaggtacaaacacccacaaaatacaacgcgaactcaggctgcctaaatacggttcccaatcagagacaacgataagcagctgactccaattgagaatcgcctcaggcagccaagcctaactagacacacccctaatcatacacaatcccaattactacaaaccccaatacgaaaacacaacatataaacccatgtcacaccctggcttacccaaacatataccaaaaacacaaaatataatgaccagggcatGACACTAATGGTATGTATCCACATTTTACAGAATTAATTCTGTTTCAGTATTTTCATTGCAATCAATGTTATTTTGGCATAGAGCTTCATGTAATCTCCAGTTCATATTGGTTTAAGAAATTAGCTAATCGTGTGTGAGTGAATTTGTTGACAGACTCAAATTCTAATTGATTgtcattttatattttttaaaggacACACAGTAGAGAGCAAGAGATCATAGGCCCATAGCAGGTGCATAATGTCACTCTATCCTACAGTTATTGACCTATTGCCAACCATAAAAGCCCACAAAAAAAAGCCTAATCATAAGATTAATGAGGAAAAAACAAAACCAATAAATTATTATTTCGATTATGGTCACTTCAGCCTACTGTCTCCAATGCCTGCTAAATAACTCCGTGTGCTGGATTGGCTGGTGCTTATATGACGTGTTTTAAAAGCTGGTGGCACACATGATGTAAAAAACGAAACTGAAAAGTGTACAGATATTCGCCGAATGCAAGATATCGTGGTGGCATGCTCAACTCGTCTTGATTTCATTCATCTTAACGACTGTTAACATTTGTAACGTTTTTAATAGCATATTATTTTATTACACCATGGTGTGCGCCTGGCTAGGGCTATTCCCATAGAATATAATCCATTCTATGTCTATGGCTATTCAAACAGGGAGAACGCTGCCAGCGATAGTCAAATTGTTTGCTGAGCTGAGATGAAAATGTAGGATGTGTCCCAGGATTGAACGGTTTTGGTTATGGCTAAACGGATTCTATTGCTCTACTCTGCTTAAACGCGCCTTCTGGCGTTTAATTATACTCCCCATACATGCCTGGAGATTGATCATCCCAAATTGTCCTCCTGATCATCCAGAACTCATCTAGGACACCAGCGAGTACTACTGCGAGTACGACTCAACATGGGAGGATCCAACAAGTGAAGAAACAAGTCGTAAGAGAACCAACAAtgtaagtattcaggccccttggcCCTGACGATACGTTGGTGCATGTGGTCTCAGCTGATGAGTTTGTAAAGTTTCAGAGAATGATGATGATACAGTAGGCCTAGGTTCCACCATAAAATACAGCTGGgaataaataaatgtaatattCCAAAGAAACATTTACATATGAAATATTTGTTAAATGTAAATAACCATAATGACATGATGAGGCTAATTAGGCTCTAAATTGGAGTTTAGGATCATTGGTTTTCGGTGATGTTGAAgatctgtgtgtgtttattgaaTTAGGCCTATATGAAATGCTTGATCCAAGGCTCCACCTCTTGTACCCTCTCATAGCCCCAAGTCTGTATAGCATTGTTATACATATGTATCATTATGTTTCAATACTGTCATTTTGCTCCACTTCACATTGCTTGAAGGGGCTAGCAGCAGTTGCTACATTCATATTTGTACTTATAAATTAATATGATattgatatgtacccattgattcttgaagaatataacttataaatgatttgtgagcttagttcaactgtcgtacccaaCCAGAAcctcaaaatataagcttgttttactccaatattTGTAAACAAAGTAGATGTAAACACACCTGGTTACAACTGTAATGTtgatataatggatggtcagctcatccatagctctgtctttgaatttgaaagtggttacatttctccctccccatccctcagctCTTTACCGAAACAGGGTGGGGAGAGCGCTTTGCTGTTGTCTCTACTGCTGATTGCCCCATTAAGAATGTTCCTTTTTTGTATTTACTCAGTACACCATTCGGTCAACAAGGCAACGAGTCAGTATGTTCTCATTTCTTATATACTACTATGTTTATAAACAGGTTTATTGAGGGACATTCATCAAGATTGAACTATTATTAGATGCCATTTAGTAAACGTTGCGTTTGTTTGGCGTCATTGGATGTCACATGTTGAGGAGTTGTATTGAGTTGATGGGCAGGAATACTGATTATAGCCTATATTTCATACCTTCATATTAATGTAGGGCATTATTGGATATGGCTCATAAAGTCTGGTAGAGTAAGATTATGTCAGTGGTAGAATGGTATCCAGCCTATGAAGCTAGTGAAACAGTTCCCTTCCAGTTCCCTTCCAAACAGTTCCCTTTACATATGGAGCTCAGACTCGTGGGCCTAGCAGTATTGTTCAGGTCAGGTATTTCCAGTATCTGCCATTTTCTCAACTCATGGAGTGAGTTCAGAAAATGTGTTTTCAGTCATACAGGTTTAACAATTTCAGAAATGCAGCAAGGGATATGCAAAGTCCTCATTCTCTTCACAAAATCTCTGATATGAATCCTGTACTGTTGAAATTCAGGCATCTGACTAAGAAATTTCCCTATTCTGAATTTGAATTGCATCTTCTTTTCAGGATGATAGGCGTATGCCTAATTTACAGTTCTACCTTGGACAGAGGGCCTCCTCCCCTGATGGTAATCTACAgtgtcagaccccttgactttttaggTTACAATcatattctaaaatgggttaaataaATATACATCCTCTgaaatatatacacagtaccccataatgacaaagcgaaaacagaaataccttatttacataagtagtcagaccctttgctatgagacttgaaattgagctcaggtgcatcctgtttccattgatcatccttgagatgtttctacgacttgattggagtccacctgtggtaaattcaaatgattggacatgatttggaaaggcacatacctgtctatataaggccccacagttgacagtgcatgtctgagcaaaaaccaagccatgaggttgaaggcaTTGACCGTatagcttcgagacaggattgtgttgaggtacAGATCTCTGGAAGGGTAcgaaaaaaatgtctgcagcattgaaggtccccaagaacacagtgcccttcatcatttttaaatggaagaagtttgaaaccaccaagactcttcctagagctggccgcccggccaaactgagcaattgagggagaagggccttggtcagcgaGGTGAACTCTAACAGAgctttagagttcctctgtggagatgggagaaccttccagaaggacaaccatctctgcagcactccaccaatcaggcctttatggtagaatggccagacggaaaccactactgagtaaaaggcacatgacagcctgcttggagtttgccaaaaaggcaccgAAAGAGTCtcataccatgagaaacaagattctttggtctgatgaaaccaagattgaactctttggcctgaatgccaagcgtcacttctggaggaaacctggcaccatccctacggggaatcatggtggtggcagcatcatgctgtggggatgtttttcggcggcagggactgggagactagtcagtcaggattgagggaaagatgaatggagcaaagtacagagatgaaaacctgctcgagagcgctctggacctcagactggggtgaaggtttaccttccaacaggacaatgaccgtaagcacacagccaagacaatgcaggagtggcttcgggacaagtctctgaatgtcgttgagtggccagccagagtccggacttgaacccgatcaaacatctctggagagaactgaaaatagctgtacggCTAacgatccccatccaacctgacagagcttgagaggatctgtagagaacaatgggagaaactcctcaaatacagttgtgccaagcttgtagcgtcatacccaagaagactcttggctgtaaccgctgccaaaggtgcttcaacaaagtactgagtaaagggtctgaatgcttatgtaaatgtaatatttacgtTATTTTAATTGTATAAAGCATTAATTGTATTAGCATacatttctaaaatcctgttttcgcTTTGGTAATGattagtattgtgtgtagattgaggggaaaaaacaattgaatcaattctagaatagggctgtaaaaaagtcaaggggtctgaatactttctggatgCACTGTATACTGTTTATTGAATGTCGTGTAGATTTGACAAGACTCCAATTCATGGGCATTTGTAACTGCAACCTTTTCTCTTATAAGGTATCTACATTGAGGACTTTCACAATAACTGGTATGGGAAATATTAAAAACTGGAAAGAGTTCACTCATACATACAATGGTCAGTTTCCTTAACATTTATATGggcttttaattattttttaataatttgTAATAATTCACGTATTTTCTTtaaaatatagatattttttaaacaaacattTGATTTAGGTTGTTCCCTCTTAAAGAACGAGGAATGAATTATCAAGCCAAAGAAATCACCAAGAAGGAAATTGAGGTACTTTGTTGCATAGGCAAAAAATATAGTAGTTTCTTTGAGGAAAGAAAGTGTTCTCTACATTTAAATAAGTCTTATCTATTGACTGGGGGCATAGAAATGAATGAAAATATATTGTGTCCATTATTGTCCTGACTGACAATCCGCTTCTTCTCAGGCTTTTCTTGAAGATGAAACTGCAAAGAAGAGGCTGGTCAAGTCGTACCAGCTCATGCTGGACTTCTACGGCATCCAGCTGTCAAATGACTCAACAGGGGAAGTACGACGTGCTAATAACTGGCGTTACAGATTTTACAACATGGACAGGTTAGCAAGTTCTTTATTTGGTCATTTAACTGTTATTATTTTCTAATCATtgtagcagtctaaggcactgcatctcagtgcaagaggtgtcactacagtcccaggtttgaatccaggctgaatcacatccggccgtgatttggagtagggccatagggcggcgcacaattggcccagcgtcgtccgcgtttggccggggtaggccgtcattgtaaataagaatttgttcttaactgacttggctagttaaatgaaggttaaaaaaaataataccTTTTTTTAAATACTACAATTTCAGTTTTAAAATGAACCTTCTGTGAATAACAGTGCTGAGGTTAACAATACCCTTGTATTTTTGTTGGCCTTGTGTTTTTGTGcatggtagacacacacacaacaacctgCGCATCACCCGCATCCTGAAGTGCCTGGGCATTCTGGGGTTCCCCAACTACCAGGCCCCACTCGTCCGCTTCTTCCTGGAGGAAACTATTGTGAAAGGCAACCTGTACAATGTGAAGGAGAGCGTGCTCAACTACTTCATTTCCGCTGTCATTGTTCAGCAACAACGCAAGGAATTAGTTGAGTATGCTTATAAGCTCTATGAGGTCAAACATCAGTTTGTCGTGCCCTAAGAAGATCAAGAGTACATTTAGGGAAGGGACATTCCCACATAATAAGAACCCAATTGATCTGAAACCAGATCCGAAACAGAATGGCATATACTCAGATGACAGTGATGACAACACTACCAGTCATTAGTTTGTCTCACTATGTTAACAAGGGTAAGCCAACGGATAGGAGTGTAATGGGAAATTATGTTAGTGACTTAGTGCGATTGGGGACGCCAAACAATGTGTGGTTGACACGGGTATCCATAACTCATGATAGCTTGCGTGGTCTAGCGACTAGTTACACTTAGAGAAACAAAGGTACCAGTCAGGCCTCAACGACTACTAGTGGAAGGAATCAAAACACCAGTGCTGATTCATCCTCTGAGTGTTGACCAATTATGCAAAAGGATTCTGCTCAGTCCAGTTATGGAGTTTTTGGTAACGGGAGCTCTTTAACTATCCACCTACTCTAGCGCCCCACTACTGATTCTCTGAAAATAATAGCTAATAATTAAGCAATCCGAATGTGGACCTAGTGGTGTAGTTTCAGAGACAATTACCGATGATCGGAGAAAGCGAGCTAGAAATAAGCAAACAGAGCATAACCTTAAACTTAGAAGAGCTTCAGAGGCAAAGACTAATAAAGATGATGATAGAAACAATAAGGGAGCTGCAGAAAAGCAAGAAGAGAGTGAATCAAGCAGAGAGGTTTCAGAGGACAATATTAGTATGTCCAGTGAAAGTTAATTGAGTAAGAAACCTGAAGAGAAACTGCCATGCCTAGCAAAGGAACATTTACTCCAGGGAAAGATTGAGTGTTTGAGATAATGTGAATATTGATTCGAGTATTCACCCATGCCCTGCACTAATGAAGGGAGAAATAACAAGTATGACATGAACCGGCGGGGGAGTGGGAGCCCGGCCCGGCGAACCGGCGGGGGAGTGGGAGCCCGGCGAACCGGCGGGGGAGTGGGAGCCCGGCGAACCGGCGGGGGAGTGGGAGCCCGGCGAACCGGCGGGGGAGTGGGAGCCCGGCGAACCGGCGGGGGAGTGGGAGCCCGGCGAACCGGCGGGGGAGTGGGAGCCCGGCGAACCGGCGGGGGAGTGGGAGCCCGGCGAACCGGCTGGGGGCGTGGGAGCCCGGCGAACCGGCTGGGGGCGTGGGAGCCCGGCGAACCGGCTGGGGGCGTGGGAGCCCGGCGAACCGGCTGGGGGCGTGGGAGCCCGGCGAACCGGCTGGGGGCGTGGGAGCCCGGCGAACCAGCTGAGGACTGACGTGGGATGGGCGCCTCCTGAGCCAATCAGGACAAgaaaacctctcgagccagctagggCGTGGAAGCCCGACGAGCTGACTTAGGCACCCCCGATTCCATCAGCGGCGGCCCCCGGACCCAACGTCACCACCAACCGGAAAGCCAGCACTCCCCGATGCTTCATATGATGTCTTCAGGATTCTGTAGGACCCGCGCTGGagtagagaagcaggtacggggagtagaACATTTAATATGGAACAGACATCAAACAGGACAGAGACAGCGTCAGAACCTGGTATACAAAGACAAACAAACATGAATCCTGAAGCAGGCAACAAAGcttgggaacagacagatataggggaggtaatgacccaggtgattgagtccaggtgagtccaataattgcTGATGCGTGTGActgggaaggcaggtgtgcgtactgatggtggcaggagtgagtaatgctggggagcctggtgcTTTTGAGCAGGAGAAGGCGTGACAAGAAAATAAATGTGAATTTACTTATTTTCTTTTATGTTTCAATGACAATTGTCAACTGCAATTAGCAATACTATAGATACCAGGGTTGGTGTCaattccattttaattccagtcAACTCGagaagtacactgaaattccaattatTTTCAAGGCTTATAAATGAGGAAAATTTGGatttggaattggaatttggtttacttcTGAATAATATTAACTGGAATTacaatggaattgaccccaacctgaTAGAGACAACCAATCAGTGCTTTACTGCTGAACATACAATCACATACTGTTTCCAATGACTTCATACTATAGCAATCAATGTGTTTAAAATTCTCACAATATCCATTCCAGATATATGGCTTATTATTCCTCTacttttttaaaaatacattcaTATTTATGTACCAAGGAAGGTGTTACTTGCATGTGATGCTTAGACAGAAGAAAAGTATACGTAATATATAAATGACATGGTATCATAAACTCAGTTGAATTTAAATTACCTCAAAATCAGTTTTTTCAAATGTGACAAATCATAAAATATGAAGTGGCAAAATGACTACAAAGATGTTCAGAACTTTCAACTACAAGAGCATTGTACCTTCAAATCCTTAATTCCCAATAACATCTATTTGCATACAGTTATGATGCTGAAAGTGAAAGTCACAGTGTGATTAATTTACTACAGTGAAAAGTTGTCCACAAAAGAAaaacagtagctaggtttccatccaattggtgacaaaTTTTCATGTGAGTATTCTCAAATCTGGATAAAAACAATATGTGAAGATGTTCATGCCAGTATTctcaaatctgcataaaaacaatatgtgcAGATTTTCATGCCAGTATTCTCAAttctgcataaaaacaatatgtgcAGATTTTCATGCCAGTATTCTcaatctgcataaaaacaatatgtgcAGATTTTCATGCCAGTATTCTCAAATCTGTATAAAAACAATATGTGCAGATTTTCATGCCAGTATTctcaaatctgcataaaaacaatatgtgcAGATTTTCATGCCAGTATTCTCAAATCTGCATTAAAACAATATGTGCAGATTTTCATGCCAGTATTCtcatctgcataaaaacaatatgtgcAGATTTTCATGCCAGTATTctcaaatctgcataaaaacaatattcCCATTTTCCCACCAGATATGTGTTTCcgtcaaattgacttgttgcagataaaaggttgtgcgtgatgacgtactgcacataaaaaatacattttgtgtTTAAATTCCCATGCaccaaatattttaaaaaaaaatgtaaattagtTTCCCTCACaatttcaactctactgatgttTGATTTATATAGTCTGATATTGGaacgtgcgctctagccaacagtgCTATCTGCGCCTTAGTGACTAGAGCGCacatatagcctacatgatggtccttctgtagctcagttggtagagcatggcacttgtaacgccagggtagtgggttcgatccccggcaccacccatacgtagaatgtatgcacacatgactgtaagtcgctttggataaaagcgtctgctaaatggtatatattatgatgagattattattatGGACAAAGGAGCGAGATTATTTGTCAGGTGGCAGCCAACCATCGTTTAACATGTCACCAGAATATATTTTCAATATTTTGAAAGGAGGATCAAGCTGTAGGATCTTGCAATTTcatcaccctgtgaagttcatcataattgatatcaatatttgcacacataaaagcatttccATCGACATTTCTCACGTaattcattttacagacacaaaaagatccaaCCTTGTGTAGTGTATTTGTTTTGTGGACATTTCAAAAGTTTACTGAGCAACGTTTCAGCAGCTACACTTGTCTTCAATTATGTGTTAAATTGTTTAGATCATAGGAATCATTGTGCTGCCATATTTATAGACCTATCAAGGAAGCAATTGTACATTAAACTTTCCTGCCAGCTCTTGATTATGGTTACATTTATTCATCAGTCTCTACTCTAAAACCTTTGGATGCAGTGTACCATAGTGCACTTCACTTTATCATGTGAcaggtttgaatacttattacTGCATCCTTTATCAGAAGGTTGGCTGGACCTTTCTAAATTCACTACATTTCTTATTTTTTGTTTACAAAGCTTTGCTGCACAAGCTTCCAAAATATCTGACTTCTCTGTTAAAGTTATTGAGAATTTTCCAGACCATGTGTGTCAAATATTTATTTCAGAAAAAGCCAGAAAAACATTAGACAGGCACCTGTCATGTGTTGTGatacaccctggtttgaatccaggctgtatcacaacatgccgtgattaggagtcccatagggcgccgcacaattggcccagcgttgtccgggtttggccagtggaggccgtcattgtgaataagaatttgttcttaactgacttgcctagttaaatacaggttacATTTTTTATTCGAATGGAAAGCCACTACAGCCAAATGAGATGGGAGACCACGACCAGTCCTTCACATTATTCTTTGAGTCGACCATTGGTCAACGGTCAATGCACAAGACTGCTCTCTA
Proteins encoded in this window:
- the LOC124004066 gene encoding opioid growth factor receptor-like isoform X1: MPNLQFYLGQRASSPDGIYIEDFHNNWLFPLKERGMNYQAKEITKKEIEAFLEDETAKKRLVKSYQLMLDFYGIQLSNDSTGEVRRANNWRYRFYNMDRHTHNNLRITRILKCLGILGFPNYQAPLVRFFLEETIVKGNLYNVKESVLNYFISAVIVQQQRKELVEYAYKLYEVKHQFVVP
- the LOC124004066 gene encoding opioid growth factor receptor-like isoform X2 codes for the protein MNYQAKEITKKEIEAFLEDETAKKRLVKSYQLMLDFYGIQLSNDSTGEVRRANNWRYRFYNMDRHTHNNLRITRILKCLGILGFPNYQAPLVRFFLEETIVKGNLYNVKESVLNYFISAVIVQQQRKELVEYAYKLYEVKHQFVVP